A region of the Cyanobium usitatum str. Tous genome:
AACTACCCCAGATCGTGGTGCCTGCCGGCAGCTGGTTCGCAGCTGAACCAGTGGCTGGGCACACCCCATGGAGCTTGGTGGGGTGCACGGTGGCCCCAGGCTTTGATTTCGTCGATTTCGAACTAGCCAGCCAGAGCCAGCTGCAACACCACGCCACCCAGCTGGAATCTTGTTGCCGTGATTGGCGCCGCCTAATTGCGATGGGCTGATCAGAGGACTCAAGCCCAACCGCCAGGCTCAAGGAAAACCTCAGGGGAAGCGGGCCCAACCAACAGCTGCTCAGCAGCAGGATTCAGGGGGGCCTGAAGTAGTTCAGCTGTTTCGATCACCGCCCCATCAGGCAGCACTGGCTGGTCGGGATCGAAATCGGTGGGATGGGTAGTGCTGCTCGAAAAACCCCGAAAAATCAGCAGCTCGTAGGGCTCAAGAGGGCCTGCCGCCAACTGAAGCTGGCCCCTGAGCCGCAGCACCCGATCAGGCCGCTCCCGGCTCAACTCTTCCAACCTGGCCAGCAGGGCCATCACAGATGCAGCGGAGAGGGTCATGGCGAGAGAGAAAGCAAGGGGCTGATCCTTAGAAATCGCCAGCGATTCGCCCCTGCTTGGGCAAGCGCACCAGCAGCCATTGCAACAGTCCCACCACATAGGCAACCAAACCCACGTATCCGATGAAGGCAGCCACGGCAGGGGTCCATTCGCCGCCAAAAATGAAGGCAAACAGCCCCTCGACATGCCGGTGCAGACCAAGGGGCGGCTGAATCCAAACGGCGCAACGGGGCTGGGCCAGGGCGCCAGGGCCCATACAGCCCAGGGCCGTGGCACTAAGCAAGGCGCCAAGTAGGGCCCACACCGTGAGACTCCAGCGCCAGATGCGCAGGGTCAGGGGTAAGGGACGCCAGGGCGGCAGGTCGGCCAGCTCCTCGTTGAGATCCACCCAGAACCAGACGCTCAGCACCACCAGCAGCTGGGCCAGCAGCAAAACCACAAAGCCGAGGGGCCGCCGGTCGGTGAGCAGCAGGGTTGCAAGCAGGAACAGGCTGGCCACCTTCCAATAAATCCCCAGCAGGCGCACCAAGGATCCCTCCTTGCGTACCGACGCCCAGATCAGGAGCACTAGGGGCAAGCCGACGCTGAACAGCATCGCCAGGCGGACATCGAGCCACACCAAGGAGCGGTAAAGAGGTTCTGGCAGGGCGGCGAGCACGCGTGTGGTTCGGTAAGGCGCCATTATCCGCGTCCCCGGCAAGCGATAGGGTCCGAGTTATGGCCGCCTTCTCCCTGCCCAGCTGGCTCTCCCGCACCTTCGGGGCCCGTCCTGCCCAGGCCTGGTGTCGCACCGCCCTAGCCAGCGAAACCTCGCTGCAGGCCTCGGTTGAAGACATAGCAACCCAGCTGCGGGGGGCCGGTCCAGCGGATCTGGCCTTGGTCTTCGCCGCAGCTAGCTACGCCAGCGACCTGCCCCGGCTGCTACCCCTATTGCAAGAGAAAGTCCAGGCCAGCCACTGGCTTGGCTGCCTGGGCGGTGGGGTGGTGGGCACCGATGCTGGCGGCAGCCCCCATGAGCTGGAGAACAAACCAGCCCTGAGTGTCACCCTGCTGCGCCTACCCGGCGCCGAGCTCCACCCTTTTGCGATTGATACCGACTGCCTGCCCGACCTCGACGGCCCGGCTGATCCCTGGCGCGCCCTGCTCAATGCGTCAGCAGCTCCCAGCCCCTCGATGCTGCTGTTGGTGGATCCCAGCTGCTCCCGCATCAACGATCTGATCAGTGGCCTGGATTACGCCTGTCCAGGGGCGGCGAAAGTTGGTGGGGTCGCCGGCCCCCACAGTGCCGGCCATGGCTCTCTGCTGTTTGGAGATCAGGTGGTTCGCGGTGCCGTCGGCTGCCTCATTGGTGGGGCCTGGCAACTCGATCCGGTGGTGGCCCAGGGCTGCCGGCCGATCGGTCCGGTTTTTGATGTGGAGCAAGTTCAGCGCAACGTGGTGCTGGAGGTAAGCCAGGGCCAGGCCCGCCGCAGCCCTGTGGCAGCGCTTCAGTCGATCCTCACGGATCTGAGTGCCGAGGAGCGGGAGCTGGTGAAGCACTCGCTATTTCTGGGCGTGGGCCGTAGCAACTTCAGCCTCAGCGCCGCAGACCCAGATGGCCCCACCTCTTTTCTGGTGCGCAACCTGCTTGGTGTCGACCCCCGCAACGGCGCCGTAGCCGTGGCTGAACGGATGCGGGTGGGGCAACAGGTGCAGTTCCAACTGCGCGATGCCAGCGCCTCCAGGCTGGAACTGCGCCAACTGCTGACCAGACAGCAACGGCGCAACCCGGAGCCCCTAGCCGCCCTGCTGTTTGCCTGCCTAGGCCGTGGCGTTGGGCTCTACGGCAGTGCCGACGGCGACGTGGAGCTGTGCCGGGAAGTGTTTGATCAGGTGCCCATCGCAGGATCGTTCTGCAACGGCGAAATCGGCCCGGTCGATGGCAGCACCTATCTGCACGGCTACACCGCCAGCCTGGCCTTCTTGGTGCCGCGCGCAGAGGGCTGATGGTGCGCCAGCACGTCAATCCACTCAGCCGCTTTTTCCAGCTACCCCGGCCCCTGCCGCCGCCAGCCGAGCTTTTCAGTCAGCCGGAGCTGCCTCTTCATCTCGACATTGGCTGCGCCCGCGGCCGCTTCCTGCTGGCCCTGGCCCAGCACCAGCCCAACTGCAACCATCTAGGTGTGGAAATCCGCCGGCCATTGGTGGATGGCGCCGAAGCCGACCGCCAGGCCCTGGGGCTCGGCAACCTCCACTACCTGTTCTGCAACGCCAACATCAGCCTGCAGGACTGGCTGGCGGCCCTACCCGCCGGGCTGCTGCAGCGGGTGACGATCCAGTTTCCGGATCCCTGGTTTAAGCAAAAGCATCAAAAGCGGCGGGTGCTGCAGCCCGCCCTGCTGCTGGCCCTGGCCGAGGCGCTGGGGCCGGGCCGTGAGCTGTTTATTCAGAGCGATGTGCTGGCGGTGATCACACCGATGGTGCAGCTGATCGAGGCCAGCGGCGGCTTCGATCGCCCGGCCGCAGATGGGCGCCCCTGGCGTGCCGGCAACCCCCTGGCGGTGCCAACCGAGCGCGAAACCTACGTGCTGAGCCAAGGGTTGCCTGTCTACCGAGTTCTCTACCAACGCAACGACCGCAACCTGGAAGATCAGCTCGAAGCGGTTGATAATCGGGCCTGAAGCCAGGCTGCACCCCCTTGAGCGCCCCCCCAATGCCAATTTTGCTGCGCTGGCAGGGCTGCCTGCAGCGCGCTGACAGTGGTCCGCTGGGGCGCCAGCTAACCCTGATAGCCGGCCTGGTGCTCTGCGCCCTGATGGCTGGCCTGCCCCTGGTAACCCGCAGCGGCCTCAGCCTGCTGGTGCTGGCAAGTGGCCTTCTATGGCTACTGCTGGCCCTAACCACTACCCCAGGCCCTCTGGTGGAGATCGACCGCTGGATTCTGGGAATCCTGGCCATCGCCCTGCTGGCCACAGGTTTCTCACCGGTGCCCCTGGCCGCCGCCAAGGGGCTGGTCAAACTTGTGAGCTACCTGGGCGTCTACGCCCTGATGCGCCAACTGCTAATCCTGGCTCCGGTCTGGTGGGACCGGATCGTGGCGGCGCTGCTGGCTGGAAACCTGGTCACCTGCGTGATCGGCATCCGCCAGCTCTACGGCGATAGCGGCGAACTAGCCCGCTGGGCTGACCCGAACTCCGTGGCCGATGGCACGGTGCGCATCTACAGCACCCTCGAAAACCCCAACCTGCTGGCGGGGTACCTGCTGCCGGTGCTGCCCCTAGCCCTCGTGGCCCTGCTGCGCTGGCCGGGGCGAGCCGGCAAGCTCTTTGCCCTCACTGCCCTGGTGCTGGGGGTAGTCGCCCTGGTGCTCACCTTCAGCCGCGGCGCCTGGATGGGTTTGGTGGCCGAGGCGGCAGTGATCTCACTGCTGCTTGCCGTGCGCGCCACCCGGGCCTGGCCCCTGCTCTGGCGGCGCCTGTTTCCCCTGCTGCTGCTAATTGGCGGCGCTGCCCTCTTAGTAGTTCTGGTTACCCAGGTGGAGCCGCTGCGGGTGCGGGTGATGAGCCTGGTAGCCGGCCGGCAAGACAGCTCCAACAACTTCCGCATCAACGTCTGGCTTGCAGCACTGGATATGGTCCAGGCCCGCCCGTGGCTTGGCATCGGCCCCGGCAACGACGCTTTTAACCAGATCTATCCACTGTTTCAGCAACCCAAGTTCAACGCACTCAGCGCCTACTCCATCCCCCTGGAGCTGGCGGTGGAAGCTGGCATTCCTGGCTTGCTGGCCGGGATTGGACTGCTGCTGGCCAGCCTGCGCAGCGCCACCAGCCTCTGGCGCAGTGATAGCTGCTTCAGCCTGCCGGCCCTGGCGGCGATCGCCGTAATTGTGGGGCTCACGGTGCAGGGACTCACCGACACGATCTTTTTCCGGCCGGAGGTACAACTGAGCGGCTGGTTTTGCATCGCCACCCTGGCTGCCGGAGCTAGCCGCGCCGAAGGCCGTGGCTGAACCAGGCCTGATTGCCGGCTTCGATGCCGGCCAAACCCACACCAGCTGTCGCGTCAGCGATGCCTGCAGTGGTGAAATGCTGGGTGAAGGCCAGGGGCCAGGGGTGTGCCATCTGGCCGCAGCCGACGGCC
Encoded here:
- a CDS encoding FIST signal transduction protein, with the protein product MAAFSLPSWLSRTFGARPAQAWCRTALASETSLQASVEDIATQLRGAGPADLALVFAAASYASDLPRLLPLLQEKVQASHWLGCLGGGVVGTDAGGSPHELENKPALSVTLLRLPGAELHPFAIDTDCLPDLDGPADPWRALLNASAAPSPSMLLLVDPSCSRINDLISGLDYACPGAAKVGGVAGPHSAGHGSLLFGDQVVRGAVGCLIGGAWQLDPVVAQGCRPIGPVFDVEQVQRNVVLEVSQGQARRSPVAALQSILTDLSAEERELVKHSLFLGVGRSNFSLSAADPDGPTSFLVRNLLGVDPRNGAVAVAERMRVGQQVQFQLRDASASRLELRQLLTRQQRRNPEPLAALLFACLGRGVGLYGSADGDVELCREVFDQVPIAGSFCNGEIGPVDGSTYLHGYTASLAFLVPRAEG
- the trmB gene encoding tRNA (guanosine(46)-N7)-methyltransferase TrmB; amino-acid sequence: MRQHVNPLSRFFQLPRPLPPPAELFSQPELPLHLDIGCARGRFLLALAQHQPNCNHLGVEIRRPLVDGAEADRQALGLGNLHYLFCNANISLQDWLAALPAGLLQRVTIQFPDPWFKQKHQKRRVLQPALLLALAEALGPGRELFIQSDVLAVITPMVQLIEASGGFDRPAADGRPWRAGNPLAVPTERETYVLSQGLPVYRVLYQRNDRNLEDQLEAVDNRA
- a CDS encoding DUF7734 family protein, with the protein product MTLSAASVMALLARLEELSRERPDRVLRLRGQLQLAAGPLEPYELLIFRGFSSSTTHPTDFDPDQPVLPDGAVIETAELLQAPLNPAAEQLLVGPASPEVFLEPGGWA
- a CDS encoding IctB family putative bicarbonate transporter, with the translated sequence MPILLRWQGCLQRADSGPLGRQLTLIAGLVLCALMAGLPLVTRSGLSLLVLASGLLWLLLALTTTPGPLVEIDRWILGILAIALLATGFSPVPLAAAKGLVKLVSYLGVYALMRQLLILAPVWWDRIVAALLAGNLVTCVIGIRQLYGDSGELARWADPNSVADGTVRIYSTLENPNLLAGYLLPVLPLALVALLRWPGRAGKLFALTALVLGVVALVLTFSRGAWMGLVAEAAVISLLLAVRATRAWPLLWRRLFPLLLLIGGAALLVVLVTQVEPLRVRVMSLVAGRQDSSNNFRINVWLAALDMVQARPWLGIGPGNDAFNQIYPLFQQPKFNALSAYSIPLELAVEAGIPGLLAGIGLLLASLRSATSLWRSDSCFSLPALAAIAVIVGLTVQGLTDTIFFRPEVQLSGWFCIATLAAGASRAEGRG
- a CDS encoding DUF3177 family protein, which translates into the protein MPEPLYRSLVWLDVRLAMLFSVGLPLVLLIWASVRKEGSLVRLLGIYWKVASLFLLATLLLTDRRPLGFVVLLLAQLLVVLSVWFWVDLNEELADLPPWRPLPLTLRIWRWSLTVWALLGALLSATALGCMGPGALAQPRCAVWIQPPLGLHRHVEGLFAFIFGGEWTPAVAAFIGYVGLVAYVVGLLQWLLVRLPKQGRIAGDF